In a genomic window of Wyeomyia smithii strain HCP4-BCI-WySm-NY-G18 chromosome 1, ASM2978416v1, whole genome shotgun sequence:
- the LOC129726647 gene encoding thioredoxin domain-containing protein 9, whose protein sequence is MEHVLQNSLINAAVQLEKQLDGELARLDSLGGEDLEKLREQRIQEMKKQAAQRQEWKNNGHGEYIELADEKEFFEVSKKSANIVCHFYRDSTPRCRIVDMHLKILATKHIEAKFCKVNAEKCPFLTQRLRIKVIPSIALIKDSKTKDYIVGFTDLGNCDDFSTEMLEWRIAQSGAINYNGDLLTPPDDKKKKKTSAYPTKKTIRGGYDSDDSDIDFDD, encoded by the exons ATGGAACATGTGTTGCAAAATTCACTTATCAATGCCGCAGTACAGCTGGAAAAGCAGCTGGATGGAGAGTTGGCTCGTTTGGATAGTCTAGGTGGGGAGGACTTGGAGAAGCTCCGCGAGCAGCGGATCCAGGAAATGAAAAAACAGGCTGCTCAGCGTCAAGAGTGGAAAAATAAT GGCCATGGTGAGTATATAGAACTGGCAGACGAAAAGGAATTTTTCGAGGTGAGCAAAAAATCTGCCAATATTGTATGTCACTTCTATCGCGACTCAACGCCGCGTTGCCGAATTGTTGACATGCATCTAAAGATACTGGCTACCAAGCACATAGAGGCCAAGTTTTGTAAAGTGAATGCCGAAAAATGCCCCTTTTTGACTCAGCGGCTGCGTATCAAAGTGATCCCTAGTATAGCCCTAATAAAAGACAGTAAAACCAAGGATTATATTGTTGGTTTTACTGATCTAGGTAACTGTGACGATTTCAGCACTGAAATGCTCGAATGGAGAATCGCACAATCTGGAGCAATAAATTATAAT GGTGATCTACTGACACCGCCTgatgataaaaaaaagaaaaagacttCTGCATACCCCACAAAGAAAACCATTCGCGGCGGCTACGATTCGGACGATTCTGATATTGATTTCGATGATTGA